Proteins from one Balaenoptera musculus isolate JJ_BM4_2016_0621 chromosome 7, mBalMus1.pri.v3, whole genome shotgun sequence genomic window:
- the ZNF142 gene encoding zinc finger protein 142 isoform X3 translates to MTDTVLDSQPANSTGEMDGLCPELLLIPRPLSNHGLLEPVQSPCPSGNPPPLPADPGCLLVEATATEEDTGNMEIIVEAVAGNLSPGAPGETPGTNTVASRPVRQATLSFCLSVLFLIVVYKYDEDTR, encoded by the coding sequence ATGACAGACACTGTGTTGGACTCACAGCCAGCCAACAGCACTGGGGAGATGGATGGACTGTGCCCTGAGCTATTGCTGATCCCCCGACCTCTCTCTAACCATGGACTCCTAGAGCCTGTCCAGAGCCCCTGTCCTTCTGGGAACCCTCCACCTTTGCCTGCTGACCCAGGCTGCCTGCTGGTAGAAGCCACAGCAACTGAAGAGGACACAGGGAACATGGAGATCATTGTGGAAGCAGTAGCTGGAAACCTGTCCCCAGGTGCTCCTGGAGAGACCCCAGGTACCAACACAGTTGCTAGCAGGCCAGTGAGACAAGCAACCCTGAGTTTTTGTCTGTCTGTGCTGTTTTTGATCGTTGTATATAAATATGATGAAGACACAAGGTAG